aaaaaaCGCGACGTTttggaacgactttgtcatccagctgttccattaatctcgtttttgggtgtcataatttttattataatgtaataacatttcaataatttttattttcataaatctttctaaagtaaatatatggaatgaatgtatatttctaattttcataacgactttgaatagcagaagctatctacatttGCAAAGAGCGCTAACGCGCCTCACGGGATATgaagatagcttctgctattcatagccgctatgaaaattagaaaaaataccTTCAATTCCAATATGAAGATAAAATCCGAGAATGACGAATTACAcgatgtgacgtcacaatatagaCATCGTCGCTGCGTTTTGATTTGGTAAAATAACCCcttgaaaaatcaatggaaaCGCACGTTTTAAACCTGtttcatttaataaaatattacgatttttgtatataaattgatatcactattgtttttgtaattttatagggttgtgaaataaattttttaGGCAAtcttttgtgagaatctgctaCGACGATTCTcatagtttgcaaacaaaatttgtagTTCAGCAATTCCAGAAAAAATGGTCCcacttttttcaaaattttatcaatTGTCGCTTGCCGATTTCACAATCAAATGTTAGACGACGGTCTTAGGCTGCATGGCAATACAGGAATGGAGTTATTTCCGCCAACCTTCTCTTGCATGCGTTGCTTACATTGTATTTAGAATAAACTTGAAAATTGCTTTTTTTTTCGATGTCGCATTGCTTATGTAGTAGGGcagttaaaatatatttgtatctatTGCTCACATTTTCGAAACACGTTATGATAAAGGAACAAAATCATaacaatttatcaaaaacaaaactCTTGATCAGAAATATCTCGGATGATTCTCAAAGTTTTTCTAAACTCCGTAACGCCTTACATCCGTAACTAAGTGCTATGGACAAAGATGAACAAACAGAAGAATCGTTTTTCCTGTCTAATGCGTGGTTTTGAACATCACCAATAGATTTAGTGGATGATTTTTTGTTAACATGAAGAAGCGATTTAGGAAAATATGATGGACGGGAAGGGAAGGAACACAAGGTGCGTTATATACTGACATATGATGATAGAGTAACTAGAATAATATACCTGCCTATCTCTTCGTATGCCCAAATACTCAACTTGCCAAATGTGAATAAATCTCTTCACAGAGATAATAATTTCTGTAAATTTTGGATGTGGAATTAGTGATTCATAAAAGATTTCTAACTTCCGTATCACAGCATAAGCAGGTTTGAATGATGTATCAATTAAAAACTTAATCCTCGAATCGGTTGAAAGTTTGAATATACTTTCTAGTTTTAGTCGAGGCtcattttcaattcaaatcgatACGCTAGATAGAGGTTTGTCGCCGTTGTGTTGCTTGATACTTATAAAGTATGGCAAATTTGTAATATCACATAATATTTAACACTTGTTGCTGTTATTAATTACCAAAGGGAAATTATACCCAATGTATTATCAGGTGATTATTCcataacatgtatacatataactaAACGAATTTTCACGTAAaaacattttgcttatgcttaGTGGATATATTTCCTAACATCCGTAACGAAAATAAGAGATAGTAAAATTTCACATGTCGTTATTCGAATTCTGATAGAGATATGTGTGTGaaattttcagaaaattttCTATACATGCATATCTTCAACGACTTTATTTTTTCATCGATTTTATATTTAAGTGGGACCATTTTTCTGGAAAGGCTGACAAAAGGTCCAATATTTCTGTCAAGGTTGATAAGTTTTTGTATATACgtttccattgattttccaggGGGTTATTTTCTAGCATTTTCATGAGAAATTATTGCAACACAATATTGCAACACCATATAAACTTAACTTTCCACAGGTTCAGTTGAAAATGGCGTTCGTCGAAACAAtatgtcatacatgtatatcaacacGCGCTAAAAATATCCTTGTATGTCAACCAGTTCCGCTATTTActttaccagtatatatacgtAAATGTTAATTGGATTCATAGGtcataatttaatattaaaagATATTCTTTTTCACAATTATTTGTGTCTAATGCTTCAGTGTCCAATTTCGTCACGAGATGTTtgcattatttgtttaattaacttTAGTTTGTGAAACAGAAACCACGCACGTATTTGCTTTCCCAATTTGTTTGGAGAATACAAGGGAGTGTCCTCGGACCCATTCTTTTTCTGATATACGTCAATGATATTACTGTGTGGTTAAACTCTTTGCTGACGATACCAAACTATATTCCAAAATCAACAATGTACAAGAACTCCAACTGAACATTGACAAGATCACAGAATGGACAGATAAATGACTcatgaaaattaataaataaaaatgtaagcACATGGAAATAGGTAACCTTCCCATAATCAACCAATGCAGTATAAAAGATGGTAGAAAAAGGATACCTTTGGAGAAAATCAGTACTGAAAATGATCTTTGAGTATTAGTGGACAAAAAATTGAAGTTCACTGGTCAAGTAATCAAATCTGTAGCAAAAGCCAACAGCATATTGGGAACTATTTTCAGAACTTTCGTGTATCTCGAAAATCAAACCCTTACTACACTCCACAAAACTCTTGTCAGACCTCATTTAGAATATTGTTCTGTGATATGGTCTTCACGGTTGAAGAAAGACAATCAAAGCAATAGAAAATGTATAGAGAAGAGGAACCAAAAGACTAACAAACCTCGAAAACCTTTCATCTCCGAACAGGATAAGGGCTTTGGGAATTCCAACACTGGAATACAGCCGATTAAGGACAGATATATTGGAAACCTATAAAGTCATCAAGAAAAGAGACATTATCATCAGCGAAAATATGTACACCCCAATTAGGCATACCGGAACAAGGGGACATGGCAAAAAGCTGTTCAAGAAATCATTTTGTCTTAATACATCAAAAATGCTTTTAGTAACAGAATCATTGAGTCATGGAATACCCTGCCCAGTGATATGGTAAACGCAGAGAATATTAACATCTTAAGAACCACGTCAACTATTGATTTATGTATCATACTAGAAACTACGAAATGGACTATTTTATAGACACATGCAAACGCAATCACACGTATAACTTTTAactatttatgtaaatattactatattttcatataagCCAATAATGGCTTTCCAATAATGTTGGACTGATGAGTTCTGATGATATTGTATCCAATGATCATTTAGCTggtttaaaacatttaataattgaCTAAAATTAATAGTAAATATGACTTCACTTGGAGCTATTGTTGACATACATAGCATAATGGTCATTGCTATCACTTTGGTTTAGTTTTGTTGAGATATGAAAACCGCATTTTCATTGGTCGACTGAACATAGTCACATCGAATATGAATTGAAAAGAGATTTTTTTTGACGTGGGATCCGCCAAGGCTCAAGGGTTTCAGAGaaagtatcgtactgaatacacTTGGCTAACAAAGTTGATAccaatacatataatattggaATCAAGATGACGACAACGTGACTCTTGTTGTCATGTAAAAATGATGTTTGATATTTTCTATTATTGATTACACCAGTAGTGTTTGTCGCAAGATCTTCGTGCTGATCAGGAGTATTCACATCTTTTGGATCAAGTAATGAATTTCAAAGTCATTTTTAATATCAGGCGATGAATATCTTTGGTGGCATAACTAAATGAGTTGAAAATATCTACAAGCAATTGAGCTATTCAAGAAGAGTACCAATTTTGGTAAGGCGACAATTTGGTGTATGTCCGATCAcagtattgttttataattcttATTTCTGAAGGACACCTAGATGCATAGCACAGTCAACATTTCAAGTTCTAACTCGTGACTTTTGTATAATCCTCGAAAACAGATAAAGCTCTGTCACATTTTCcattaaatatatctttatatgtaATACACAAATGTGGAGAACAAACCTTTGGCTGCACCATATACGTAATGGTAGGCAATAGATCCCATTTTAGTAATGTATTGATGTAAAGCAACTTATTATCGAATGTCACTGATTTTCGCGTTTTCACTTTCATTTACGTTAAttggaaattataaaataaaattcgtGAAAATCCATCACCGCGAATAAGTTCTAATcacaattaataaaaaaatcagtcGTTTCGAAAATAAAAAGGTCTACAATATCAACATGCATGTGGTATATTTATTGAGctggatatttaaaaaaaaatagatataaataatgtcaaGAAAAACgagaaaacatgttttcattgTGTAAAAGGTATAATTCAACAGATCTTTAACAGTTAGGCCCTGGTAAAATTAAACGGCAAATATTGTGTAATATCAAAGCAATAAAATAGATAACACATGGCACAAACAACGTTTGATCCCGAGTATAAGTTGTGTTCATAACACAAGTCATATCTATAGTTCCCATCTCTCTTCACAGTAAGAAAAATAGTGTGGAATTCATCTGAACCAGATCCAGAATCTTCCATCGTCTTGGAGGCAGTATGTATTAGCACGTGTTGAAGTCTTCTGATAGTAAAATGTTTATCCGGATTTGAAGAGCAGAATGGCAACTTGTCCAAGGTAGAAGTAGATAAAATGCTTGGTTTCGTGTGTTACGTAGCTTCCAAAGTTACGTCCAACAATGCAATGCCAAGTTGGGTTGTACTTTTTGTCGAACTCTTTCTTGATGTAGGCGGCGATGTCCTTCTCAATGTTGTATTTCTCTAGAGCTGTTGTTGCACAGTCAACTGCATCTTGCTGCATATCCTCTGCCATGTCGGCATTTTTGATGACAGCTTTTCTATCAGTCATGATTTCTGAAAAATACgaatttattcaataaaattattaGCAAAGACTAAGAATAAATAAGAGCAGAATATCATACATTTTTTCTTGATTCCAAAAAGAGTAACGAgaatttgaaaaacaattttaactTTCCGATAATTAGCATTCCTTAATTTCATCGTTTTGACGACATTATAAGATAGGCAGCTGTAATGCATGGCTAGTCATGTAATAGACAACATAAGTGTATTGCACTGAATACCCGGGTTCATTATCAAATACCACTTGTAACACTCTTGCAGTTCTCTCATCAATAACTTCACTTTTTTGTTTGTCATCACGCTATATTTTGAtggaattatatttttattataaataaaaccatagaAAATGAAATGGTTATAATAGAATAGTAACTCGTTAACTATTAATGTTCAATCAACATTTAACGAGTGTGTACTGTATATTGATGCAATAGGTATTTATATATCGTATGTTTATCCTTAATACAACTACAAAAAGTATATTACAACAGTTTATCATTAAAATCGTTAAAGTGAAATTTACTGAAACATTAGTCAATATCACCTGCTCGTAAGTAAGAAATGTGTGTTGCTTTAAGTAATtaaagtaatacatgtattcaaaattaatttaaagtaagcACAATATACTCAGTAAAGAATCGATGCTGAAGCAAGCATTATTTAAACATAATTGTGCTATCATCAAAGTACTATTAATAAACTTTACCCTTTATTTAAGTCAGTATAGATTGTAATTCCAATTCTTATGTAAGattaaattaagtaattttgaTTGCCATTTATAGACGTTACCTAACAGATCAGGGTGTTTTATTTTCCGGTGCTGTATATCCACACAGTCAAGGGATGCAACACCAAGGATTTATGAATCCTTGTTAAAACACATGATGctggtacatatatacaaaagcTGATATATTCACGCTGCAAATACTAACCCCAAACAGTAATAGAGTATATATTTGGTTTAATCATTATGTGATATTACCATAACGATATTCGAAAAATGGATATATCACttgatttaaaacataattaatgAGCGAtgtaaattattatcaaaatgcAGGCCTATCAATTTGATGAAATGATTTACAAAGTTAAAATTGATCGAcagacaataaatatatatataaactataaaaaaaatctttcagaTTATACTACATTCCATTACACGCCCttcagtttaacatacataattTATAGAGTTGCACATTCCtacatcaatatttatatttatatataaatgtaattgtgtaattgattaaacaaaacaaacaaaaaataagccAGTAAAATATAGTTACCTGCGATTTTGTCGAGAGGGcaaaataatgatatgtttGTCCAGTGTTTGTCTCTGAGTGAAAGTTGGTAGCAACCGTAACCTGTAAAGCTACATCCATGGACGCAATGCTGAATGTTTTGATTGGTTCGACATCTTCTTTCTATTAGTGAAAGGTATAGCATCTCGTTGGTTCGTATATCATCCCATAATCCTTCACTAACCATCACACTCAACACATTTTTAAAGCAGACGACACAACCATAGCCTCCTTCATACTTGAACCACTTCATACCTGACCTAGTTTATTGAACAGAAAAACGACTGTTGGAATAAACATATAAAAGGAAGCAAACAAGATCACAAACATTACAGTCAGGGATAGCATATGACATGATACAATATGATAACGGCCAAACAATGACAACTATAGAATAACAAAAATGTAACGCATTCTAAATCATCACAATGACCATCAagtaatgtaatgtaaaaaatgaagtaaaatacaaaaaaaaaatgtaataaatttacAATCTTTTGCAAGGTAGCAAATTTCACAGAAGTAGCCAGCAATTAACATACCATGTGACGTCAGAAATTATACTTCAAATTTCAGCCATTAAATAACAAATCAGCTATAACTAAAGtcattatgaaatatataaacatgattCAAAGTATCTGACAAAAAGGAAGTTTTTATAAGGGTAaccagtaattatataagtGGATAATAATGttgtaaattaataaatataatagaaTAACTAGCAAACCACATTTCAGTACCCAACAAATAGACAACAATGAAACAACCTTTATTTCAATCATACGCAACTAGCAAACAATGTTTAGCAAGCTTTATTGTTATGAACAGCAAATAGTAATCAATGAATATCTTTAATTCAATGATACGtaacaattaaacaatatttatcaaacatgtgtacgtaacaaaacaattataacgAGCTCAGTTATCATGAATAGCAACTTGAGTTGCAAAGCAATGTTTCATAGCTTTATTATAATGATAAGCCATGATTCACTTTAACGAACAGAAAGCAGGTAGCAAACAATGTGTTACAAACTTTTTATAATGATCGATAAACAGGTAGCAAACAGTTTATAGCAAACTTAATCATGACAAATAGAAAAGTTGCAAACAATGTCTAATATGTTTTTCATCATGATATTGAGCAAGTAATAAATAGAAAGTAAACTTAATTATGACGAACAGAAAAGTTACAAGCAATGTTTTACATGCTTTTATTATTGTCCCCCAAACGCGAATATTTTTGTTAGTTTATGCTGTAAAAAACTAGC
The Argopecten irradians isolate NY chromosome 9, Ai_NY, whole genome shotgun sequence DNA segment above includes these coding regions:
- the LOC138331988 gene encoding uncharacterized protein, producing the protein MKWFKYEGGYGCVVCFKNVLSVMVSEGLWDDIRTNEMLYLSLIERRCRTNQNIQHCVHGCSFTGYGCYQLSLRDKHWTNISLFCPLDKIAEIMTDRKAVIKNADMAEDMQQDAVDCATTALEKYNIEKDIAAYIKKEFDKKYNPTWHCIVGRNFGSYVTHETKHFIYFYLGQVAILLFKSG